The following are from one region of the Paracoccus sp. S3-43 genome:
- a CDS encoding Na+/H+ antiporter subunit E has product MMRLFPHPVLSLCLVFLWLMLTRFSLGYLILGAGLSLVAGWAYSALHSAKPRIRRWQAIPRLALTLFTDIVRSNIAVTRLLLTEGRNGRQSAFIRIPLQITNPNALAVLSIIVTATPGTAWVEYGTDSGILIVHIFDGSEADHYHRIVGQTYEPMLMEIFE; this is encoded by the coding sequence ATGATGCGCCTTTTCCCCCATCCGGTCCTGTCGCTGTGCCTGGTCTTCCTGTGGCTGATGCTGACGCGCTTCTCGCTGGGCTATCTGATCCTGGGGGCGGGCCTGTCGCTGGTCGCGGGCTGGGCCTATTCGGCGCTGCATTCGGCCAAGCCGCGCATCCGGCGGTGGCAGGCCATCCCCCGGCTGGCCCTGACGCTGTTCACGGATATCGTCCGCTCGAACATCGCCGTCACGCGCCTGCTGCTGACCGAGGGGCGGAACGGCCGCCAATCGGCCTTCATCCGCATCCCCTTGCAGATCACCAACCCCAACGCCCTGGCCGTCCTGTCGATCATCGTGACCGCGACACCCGGCACGGCCTGGGTGGAATACGGAACGGACAGCGGCATCCTGATCGTGCATATCTTCGACGGGTCCGAGGCCGATCATTATCACCGGATCGTCGGCCAGACCTATGAACCCATGCTGATGGAGATCTTCGAATGA
- the ppk2 gene encoding polyphosphate kinase 2, producing the protein MTHEPKDWLEAELLETLDEDYEIEMEDAVLSEEIRRIYREKRPDQMDRRLYFRELLRLQSELIKLQDWVSHTKEKVVVIFEGRDSAGKGGAIKRISQRLNPRVVRTVALPAPSDREKTQWYFQRYVPHLPAGGEIVLFDRSWYNRAGVERVMGFATEDQVDQFFQDVPEFERMLVRSGIRLVKYWFSITDEEQQLRFLMRIHDPLKQWKLSPMDLQSRVRWESYTKAKEDMFEHTNIPEAPWYIVPANDKKRARLNCMSHLLSLIPYTDVEHEEVILPDRVFNPDYERDVLPRDLYVPQRY; encoded by the coding sequence ATGACCCACGAACCCAAGGACTGGCTGGAAGCCGAGCTTCTGGAAACCCTGGATGAGGATTACGAGATCGAGATGGAGGACGCCGTCCTCTCCGAGGAGATCCGCCGCATCTATCGCGAAAAGCGGCCCGACCAGATGGACCGCAGGCTATATTTCCGCGAATTGCTGCGGTTGCAGAGCGAGTTGATCAAGTTGCAGGACTGGGTCAGCCACACCAAGGAAAAGGTCGTCGTCATCTTCGAGGGCCGCGACAGCGCCGGCAAGGGCGGCGCCATCAAGCGCATCAGCCAGCGGCTGAACCCCCGCGTCGTGCGCACCGTGGCCCTGCCCGCCCCCTCGGACCGCGAAAAGACCCAGTGGTATTTCCAGCGCTACGTCCCCCACCTGCCCGCAGGCGGCGAGATCGTGCTGTTCGACCGCAGCTGGTACAACCGCGCGGGCGTCGAGCGGGTGATGGGATTCGCGACCGAGGACCAGGTGGACCAGTTCTTCCAGGACGTTCCCGAATTCGAACGGATGCTGGTCCGATCCGGGATCCGGCTGGTGAAATACTGGTTCTCGATCACCGACGAGGAACAGCAGCTGCGCTTCCTGATGCGCATCCACGACCCGCTGAAGCAGTGGAAGCTGTCGCCCATGGACCTGCAATCGCGCGTCCGCTGGGAGTCCTATACCAAGGCCAAGGAGGATATGTTCGAACATACCAACATCCCCGAGGCGCCCTGGTATATCGTGCCCGCCAACGACAAGAAGCGCGCCCGCCTGAACTGCATGAGCCACCTGCTGAGCCTGATCCCCTATACCGATGTCGAACACGAGGAGGTGATCCTGCCCGACCGCGTGTTCAACCCCGATTACGAACGCGACGTGCTGCCGCGCGACCTTTACGTGCCGCAACGCTATTGA
- a CDS encoding aminotransferase class V-fold PLP-dependent enzyme, with the protein MPHLHPDIDPDGLDEFSVVFTDRSLNHMSRRFQQVMRDLSATLREVYGASQVAIVPGGGTYAMESVARQFGTGHALIVRNGWFSYRWSQIFEMGGFARDTTVAMARPAGNEPQPAYAPPPIEEVVATIREARPDAVFAPHVETSAGLILPDDYIRALSDAAHEVGALMVLDCIASGAIWVDMKATGVDVLISAPQKGWSASPAAGLVMLSDRGADRLAATDSNSFALDLKKWRAIMAAYEDGGHAYHATMPTDALLGLRDAMEETRAMGFDAARDAQWRLGKAVRDLLAERGVRSVAAPGFAAPGVVVSYTDDPDIRNGRKFAAEGMQIAAGVPLAVNEGDAFSTFRLGLFGLDKLGDVDGTVARLRAVLDKVIPA; encoded by the coding sequence ATGCCCCATCTTCACCCCGACATCGACCCGGATGGCCTGGACGAATTCTCGGTCGTGTTCACCGACCGGTCGCTGAATCACATGTCGCGGCGGTTTCAGCAGGTGATGCGCGACCTGTCCGCCACCCTGCGCGAGGTCTATGGCGCGTCGCAGGTCGCCATCGTGCCGGGCGGCGGCACCTATGCGATGGAATCGGTCGCCCGGCAGTTCGGCACCGGCCATGCGCTGATCGTCAGGAACGGCTGGTTCAGCTATCGCTGGAGCCAGATCTTCGAGATGGGCGGCTTTGCGCGCGACACGACCGTCGCCATGGCCCGGCCCGCCGGGAACGAGCCGCAGCCCGCCTATGCGCCCCCGCCCATCGAGGAGGTCGTGGCGACGATCCGCGAGGCGCGGCCCGATGCGGTGTTTGCGCCCCATGTCGAAACCTCGGCCGGGCTGATCCTGCCCGACGACTATATCCGCGCGCTGTCGGATGCCGCGCACGAGGTCGGCGCGCTGATGGTGCTGGACTGCATCGCATCCGGCGCGATCTGGGTGGACATGAAGGCGACGGGCGTGGACGTGCTGATCTCGGCCCCGCAGAAGGGCTGGTCGGCCTCCCCCGCCGCGGGCCTGGTGATGCTGTCGGACAGGGGCGCGGACCGGCTGGCGGCGACCGACAGCAACAGCTTCGCCCTGGATCTGAAGAAATGGCGCGCGATCATGGCGGCCTATGAAGACGGCGGCCACGCCTATCACGCGACCATGCCGACCGACGCCCTGCTGGGCCTGCGCGACGCGATGGAGGAGACCCGCGCGATGGGCTTCGACGCCGCGCGGGATGCGCAATGGCGGCTGGGCAAGGCCGTGCGCGATCTGCTGGCCGAACGCGGGGTGCGGTCGGTGGCGGCGCCGGGCTTCGCCGCGCCGGGGGTGGTGGTCAGCTATACCGACGATCCCGACATCAGGAACGGCAGGAAATTCGCGGCGGAAGGAATGCAGATCGCCGCCGGCGTGCCGCTGGCCGTGAACGAAGGCGACGCGTTTTCCACCTTCCGGCTGGGCCTGTTCGGACTGGACAAGCTGGGTGACGTGGACGGCACGGTGGCCCGGCTGCGGGCGGTTCTGGACAAGGTGATCCCGGCCTGA
- a CDS encoding sulfate ABC transporter substrate-binding protein — MTTSKTGRIGASLSAILLALAIAAPASAETLLNVSYDPTRELYRDVNAAFAEKWAADGHEAPTIETSHGGSGAQARAVIDGLNAQVVTLALASDIDKIAETGKLPADWQTKLPHNSSPYTSTIVFLVREGNPKGIADWGDLVKEGVEVITPNPKTSGGARWNYLAAWAWAEKNGQNPQDFVGELFKHVPVLDTGARGSTTTFAQRGIGDVLLAWENEAYLALEEIGEDQFDIVVPSVSVLAEPPVAIVDGNIANDAQRELATAYLDFLYSPQGQALAFKHFYRAWDDSAADPEDVARFPKLDLVSIEDFGGWKKVQPEHFGEGGIFDQIYVAK, encoded by the coding sequence ATGACCACATCGAAAACCGGCCGCATCGGCGCCTCGCTGTCGGCCATCCTGCTGGCTCTGGCCATCGCGGCCCCGGCATCCGCCGAAACGCTGCTGAACGTCAGCTATGATCCCACGCGGGAACTGTACCGTGACGTGAACGCGGCCTTCGCCGAGAAATGGGCCGCCGACGGGCACGAGGCCCCGACCATCGAGACCAGCCATGGCGGGTCGGGCGCGCAGGCCCGCGCGGTGATCGACGGGCTGAACGCCCAGGTCGTCACGCTGGCCCTGGCCTCCGACATCGACAAGATCGCCGAAACCGGCAAGCTGCCGGCCGACTGGCAGACGAAGCTGCCGCATAATTCCAGCCCCTATACCTCGACCATCGTGTTCCTGGTGCGCGAGGGGAACCCCAAGGGCATCGCCGACTGGGGCGATCTGGTCAAGGAAGGGGTCGAGGTGATCACGCCGAACCCCAAGACCTCGGGCGGGGCGCGCTGGAACTATCTGGCGGCCTGGGCCTGGGCGGAAAAGAACGGCCAGAACCCGCAGGACTTCGTGGGCGAGCTGTTCAAGCATGTCCCGGTCCTGGATACCGGCGCGCGCGGTTCGACCACCACCTTCGCGCAGCGCGGCATCGGCGACGTGCTGCTGGCCTGGGAAAACGAGGCCTATCTGGCGCTTGAGGAGATCGGCGAGGATCAGTTCGACATCGTCGTGCCGTCCGTCTCGGTGCTGGCCGAACCGCCGGTCGCCATCGTCGACGGCAACATCGCCAACGACGCGCAGCGCGAGCTGGCGACGGCCTATCTGGATTTCCTGTATTCGCCGCAGGGCCAGGCGCTTGCCTTCAAGCATTTCTACCGCGCCTGGGACGACAGCGCCGCCGACCCCGAGGACGTGGCCCGCTTCCCGAAACTGGATCTGGTCAGCATCGAGGATTTCGGCGGCTGGAAGAAGGTGCAGCCCGAACATTTCGGCGAAGGCGGCATCTTCGACCAGATCTACGTGGCCAAGTGA
- a CDS encoding K+/H+ antiporter subunit F yields the protein MSETILTIALGYAQIALALAGCLVGTRILRGPRAQDRVLALDSLYVSVMLLFLVTGMQLGTAFFFEAAMVISIMGFVSSVALAKFLFRGEVIE from the coding sequence ATGAGCGAGACGATCCTGACCATTGCGCTTGGCTATGCCCAGATCGCCCTGGCGCTTGCCGGCTGCCTGGTGGGCACGCGGATCCTGCGCGGACCGCGCGCCCAGGACCGGGTGCTGGCGCTCGATTCGCTGTATGTCTCGGTCATGCTGCTGTTCCTGGTCACGGGGATGCAGCTGGGCACCGCCTTCTTCTTCGAGGCGGCCATGGTCATCTCGATCATGGGCTTCGTGTCCTCGGTCGCCCTGGCCAAGTTCCTGTTCCGCGGCGAGGTGATCGAATGA
- a CDS encoding LysE family transporter, which translates to MDVFATLILISGLHLAMAMTPGPNTLAICCAASAGTRRDGLSVAAGVVTATGLWVVLALLGADAAADRNGHVFLALRVLAALYLIWLGLRMLTACPLRRDVMAGRQPFLLGLLTALANPIAIAFWLGTFLAAIPAAAPGYLYAEIFILIIGQSVIWYSFLAILFSSAMRGRSFAAGRLSRYVAAAAMIAVGLGALAPG; encoded by the coding sequence ATGGACGTTTTTGCGACCTTGATCCTGATTTCCGGGCTGCATCTGGCGATGGCGATGACCCCCGGTCCGAATACGCTGGCAATCTGCTGCGCGGCCAGTGCGGGGACGCGACGGGACGGGCTTTCGGTCGCGGCGGGCGTCGTCACGGCGACCGGGCTGTGGGTGGTCCTGGCCCTGCTGGGCGCGGATGCGGCGGCGGACCGGAACGGCCATGTTTTCCTGGCCCTGCGGGTGCTGGCGGCGCTGTATCTGATCTGGCTGGGGCTGCGGATGCTGACCGCCTGCCCGCTGCGGCGGGACGTGATGGCGGGCCGTCAACCCTTTCTGCTGGGGCTTCTGACGGCCCTGGCCAATCCCATTGCCATCGCCTTCTGGCTGGGCACCTTCCTGGCCGCCATTCCCGCCGCCGCGCCCGGATATCTTTATGCCGAGATATTCATTCTGATTATCGGCCAGAGCGTGATCTGGTATTCCTTTCTGGCGATCCTGTTTTCATCGGCCATGCGCGGGCGCAGCTTTGCGGCGGGGCGGCTTTCGCGTTACGTCGCGGCAGCGGCGATGATCGCCGTCGGACTGGGCGCGCTTGCCCCCGGCTGA
- a CDS encoding glutamine synthetase family protein: MNDWIDRLPQAARDFLSGRRLDEVECILADIAGVARGKAMPASKFARQEKFYLPNSIFLQTITGEWADNPAGAFTEPDMILTPDFSTATAAPWTADWTLQVIHDAYDQQGNPVPVAPRNVLKRIVGLYAERGWKPVVAPEMEFFLVARNIDPNQPIIPPMGRTGRRAAAKQAYSMSAVDEYGKVIDDIYDFAEAQGFEIDGILQEGGAGQVEINLNHGDPVALADEIFYFKRLIREAALRHDCFATFMAKPIEGEPGSAMHIHHSVIDVATGQNLFSDEKGRETPQFLHFIAGMQKHLPAAVALLAPYVNSYRRYVPDFAAPINLEWGRDNRTTGLRVPISSPEARRVENRLAGMDCNPYLGIAASLACGYLGLVEGENPRGECLGDAYMSPQDELPYNLGDALDIMSESAPMRSVLGEDFAAVYESVKRNEYKEFLQVISPWEREHLLLNV; encoded by the coding sequence ATGAACGACTGGATCGACAGACTGCCCCAGGCCGCCCGCGATTTCCTGTCCGGGCGGCGGCTGGACGAGGTCGAATGCATCCTGGCCGACATCGCCGGCGTCGCGCGCGGCAAGGCCATGCCCGCGTCGAAATTCGCGCGGCAGGAAAAATTCTATCTGCCGAACTCGATCTTCCTGCAAACGATCACCGGGGAATGGGCCGACAACCCGGCGGGGGCGTTCACCGAACCCGACATGATCCTGACGCCCGATTTCAGCACCGCGACCGCCGCGCCCTGGACGGCGGACTGGACGCTGCAAGTCATCCACGACGCCTATGACCAGCAGGGCAACCCGGTGCCCGTCGCGCCGCGCAACGTGCTGAAGCGCATCGTCGGGCTTTATGCCGAACGCGGCTGGAAGCCCGTCGTCGCCCCGGAAATGGAGTTCTTCCTGGTCGCCCGCAACATCGACCCGAACCAGCCGATCATCCCGCCGATGGGGCGCACCGGCCGTCGCGCGGCCGCCAAGCAGGCCTATTCCATGTCGGCGGTGGACGAATACGGCAAGGTCATCGACGACATCTATGACTTCGCCGAGGCGCAGGGATTCGAGATCGACGGCATCCTGCAAGAGGGCGGCGCCGGTCAGGTCGAGATCAACCTGAACCACGGCGATCCGGTCGCCCTGGCCGACGAGATCTTCTATTTCAAGCGCCTCATCCGCGAAGCCGCGTTGCGCCACGACTGTTTCGCCACCTTCATGGCCAAGCCCATCGAGGGCGAGCCGGGCAGCGCCATGCATATCCACCACTCGGTCATCGACGTGGCGACGGGGCAGAACCTGTTCTCGGACGAGAAGGGGCGCGAGACGCCGCAATTCCTGCATTTCATTGCCGGGATGCAGAAGCACCTGCCCGCCGCCGTGGCGCTGCTGGCGCCCTATGTGAACAGTTATCGCCGCTATGTCCCGGACTTCGCGGCGCCGATCAACCTGGAATGGGGTCGCGACAACCGCACCACCGGGCTGCGGGTGCCGATCTCCAGTCCCGAGGCGCGGCGGGTGGAAAACCGGCTGGCGGGCATGGATTGCAACCCCTATCTGGGCATCGCCGCCAGCCTGGCCTGCGGGTATCTGGGCCTGGTCGAGGGCGAGAATCCGCGCGGCGAATGCCTGGGCGACGCCTATATGTCCCCGCAGGACGAGCTGCCCTATAACCTGGGCGACGCGCTGGACATCATGTCGGAAAGCGCGCCGATGCGCAGCGTCCTGGGCGAGGATTTCGCGGCCGTCTATGAATCCGTGAAGCGCAACGAATACAAGGAGTTCTTGCAGGTCATCAGCCCCTGGGAACGCGAACATCTGCTGCTGAACGTATGA
- a CDS encoding type 1 glutamine amidotransferase has product MRIGILQCGQAPAELRQDMGDYPDMFVRLLDGRGFEFRTWHVEAMDFPDSVQDADGWLLTGSRHGAYEDHAFIPPLERFIRDAYDATVPLVGICFGHQIIAQALGGTVVKHPGGWSVGTQDYDFDGETVRLNAWHQDQVVALPKDAQVAGCSAFCENAALIYGDRAYTVQAHPEFSDDFIQGLMDKRGAAVPQDLLDRASDRMGEPKGSASVADRIEAFFKQPRAIARGAA; this is encoded by the coding sequence ATGCGCATCGGCATCCTTCAATGCGGCCAGGCGCCCGCCGAATTGAGGCAGGACATGGGCGACTATCCCGACATGTTCGTCCGGCTTCTGGACGGGCGCGGCTTCGAATTCCGCACTTGGCATGTCGAAGCGATGGATTTTCCCGATTCGGTCCAGGACGCCGACGGCTGGCTGCTGACCGGATCGCGCCATGGCGCATACGAGGATCACGCCTTCATCCCGCCGCTGGAACGCTTCATCCGCGACGCCTATGACGCGACGGTGCCGCTGGTCGGCATCTGCTTCGGCCACCAGATCATCGCGCAGGCGCTTGGCGGCACGGTCGTCAAGCATCCGGGCGGCTGGTCGGTCGGCACGCAGGATTACGATTTCGACGGCGAAACCGTGCGTCTGAACGCCTGGCACCAGGATCAGGTGGTGGCCCTGCCCAAGGATGCGCAGGTTGCGGGATGCAGCGCGTTTTGCGAAAACGCCGCTCTGATCTATGGCGACCGCGCCTATACCGTGCAGGCGCATCCCGAATTTTCCGACGACTTCATCCAGGGCCTGATGGACAAGCGGGGCGCCGCCGTTCCGCAGGATCTGCTTGACCGGGCCTCGGACCGGATGGGCGAACCGAAAGGCTCGGCCAGTGTCGCCGACCGGATCGAGGCGTTCTTCAAGCAGCCCCGCGCCATCGCCAGGGGTGCCGCATGA
- a CDS encoding TerB family tellurite resistance protein: MFRNLLDRLFTEDPAPRPLATDDAEVAVAALLVRVARADDHYHAAERMRIDQVLGQLHGLGPIDAAERRAVAEMIEAEAPDTVRFTRLIKNRVSLEDRIGIIGAMWEISLADDRRTAQEESAIRLVAGLLGVTDRESAIQRQRVAGAR; the protein is encoded by the coding sequence ATGTTTCGCAATCTGCTGGACCGCCTGTTCACGGAAGACCCCGCTCCGCGGCCCCTGGCGACGGACGATGCCGAGGTTGCGGTGGCCGCGCTGCTGGTTCGGGTGGCGCGGGCGGACGATCATTATCACGCCGCGGAACGGATGCGCATCGACCAGGTGCTGGGCCAGTTGCACGGCCTTGGCCCGATCGATGCCGCCGAACGCCGCGCCGTGGCCGAGATGATCGAGGCCGAGGCCCCCGATACCGTCCGCTTCACCCGGCTGATCAAGAACCGCGTCTCGCTTGAGGATCGGATCGGCATCATCGGGGCGATGTGGGAAATCTCGCTGGCCGACGACCGCCGCACCGCGCAAGAGGAATCGGCGATCCGGCTGGTGGCCGGATTGCTGGGCGTGACCGACCGCGAATCCGCCATCCAGCGCCAGCGCGTCGCGGGCGCGCGCTAG
- the cysT gene encoding sulfate ABC transporter permease subunit CysT, translated as MTARPLIHRTAMPGLGLSGGITLAMLSIVVLLPIGALLLQGVNFGLSNVLAVVARERVQAALLLSFKLSLLAAIFNLVFGVVLAWVLVRYRFPGKRVLDAAVDLPFALPTAVAGIALTALYAPNGAFGSLAQSVGLKIAYAQAGIFIALVFVGLPFVTRTVQPVIEEIDREVEEASATLGASRLHTLRHVILPMLTPAALTGFALALARAVGEYGSVIFIAGNIPLRTEIAPLLIVIQLEEFNYDAAAAIGIAMLVISFAMLLAINLIQIVSRRKMGHV; from the coding sequence ATGACCGCGCGCCCCCTGATCCACAGGACCGCGATGCCCGGTCTTGGCCTGTCAGGGGGCATCACCCTGGCGATGCTGTCCATCGTCGTGCTGCTGCCGATCGGCGCCCTGCTGTTGCAGGGCGTCAATTTCGGTCTGTCCAATGTCCTGGCCGTGGTGGCGCGCGAACGCGTCCAGGCCGCGCTGCTGCTGTCGTTCAAGCTGTCGCTGCTGGCCGCGATCTTCAACCTGGTGTTCGGCGTGGTGCTGGCCTGGGTTCTGGTCCGATACCGCTTTCCCGGCAAGCGCGTTCTGGACGCGGCCGTGGACCTGCCCTTCGCGCTGCCGACCGCCGTGGCGGGGATCGCGCTGACCGCGCTCTATGCCCCGAACGGGGCGTTCGGCAGCCTGGCGCAATCGGTCGGCCTGAAGATCGCCTATGCCCAGGCGGGGATCTTCATCGCCTTGGTCTTCGTGGGCCTGCCCTTCGTCACCCGCACCGTCCAGCCGGTGATCGAGGAGATCGACCGCGAGGTCGAGGAGGCCTCCGCCACCTTGGGCGCGTCGCGCCTGCACACGCTGCGCCATGTGATCCTGCCGATGCTGACGCCCGCCGCGCTGACCGGCTTTGCCCTGGCCCTGGCCCGCGCGGTCGGGGAATACGGATCGGTCATCTTCATCGCCGGCAATATCCCGCTGCGCACGGAAATCGCGCCGCTGCTGATCGTCATCCAGCTTGAGGAATTCAACTATGACGCCGCCGCCGCCATCGGTATCGCCATGCTGGTGATTTCCTTCGCCATGCTGCTGGCGATCAACCTGATCCAGATCGTCAGCCGAAGGAAGATGGGCCATGTCTGA
- the mnhG gene encoding monovalent cation/H(+) antiporter subunit G — MSPLQSVPLWLAIPVAFFVVLGSTLTLIGAFGFARLPSFYDRLHAPTLATSWGTGAVMIASALMFSFIEKRPIVHEFAIGFCIVLTTPITLMMLGRAALERDRAEGSDALPPDMRTRPARPDDPPAQE, encoded by the coding sequence ATGAGCCCGCTTCAGTCCGTGCCGCTGTGGCTGGCGATTCCCGTGGCCTTCTTCGTGGTCTTGGGATCCACCCTGACGCTGATCGGGGCGTTTGGCTTTGCGCGGCTGCCTTCCTTCTATGACCGGCTGCACGCGCCGACCCTGGCGACCAGCTGGGGCACCGGCGCGGTGATGATCGCTTCGGCCCTGATGTTCAGCTTCATCGAAAAGCGGCCCATCGTCCACGAATTCGCCATCGGCTTCTGCATCGTGCTGACCACGCCGATCACGCTGATGATGCTGGGCCGCGCCGCCCTGGAACGCGACCGGGCCGAGGGATCGGACGCCCTGCCGCCGGACATGCGGACCCGCCCCGCACGGCCCGACGACCCGCCCGCGCAGGAATAG
- a CDS encoding FAD-binding oxidoreductase: MKLLYANDRRGEYPPSVYAETCDLLDRFPPLKGETRADVAVVGAGYTGLSAALHLARAGRDVVLVDAQRVGFGASGRNGGQIGSGQRQEVDWLERQFGRSTARRLWDLAEEAKALTRAMAAESGVPVRDGVAHACRSASEVDHSARMAAHLAAHYGYDRVQPLDRDGMAAHLGSTAYAGGDLDRGAAHVQPLAMALGMARLALAAGVRIHEGTHVHRIDHGPATGKSQVLCDTGRILCDQVILAGNGYLGRLDARIAARVMPINNYIVATRPLGADFPEILPQRIAVADTKFVVNYWRLDDDRRLIFGGGETVSYRFPKDIAALVRPHLLSVYPQLRDVAVTHAWGGTLAITMNRMPHFARPAPNCLSAGGYSGHGVALATLAGRLMADAVAGQSDGFDAMAAIPARPFPGGAMLRSPLLVAGMTWYGLRDRLGF, encoded by the coding sequence ATGAAGCTGCTTTATGCCAACGACCGGCGCGGGGAATATCCGCCCAGCGTCTATGCCGAGACCTGCGACCTGCTGGACCGTTTTCCGCCGCTGAAGGGGGAAACGCGCGCCGATGTCGCGGTGGTGGGGGCGGGCTATACCGGCCTGTCCGCCGCGCTGCATCTGGCGCGGGCCGGGCGCGACGTGGTGCTGGTCGATGCGCAGCGGGTGGGGTTCGGCGCGTCGGGGCGCAATGGCGGGCAGATCGGGTCGGGCCAGCGGCAAGAGGTGGACTGGCTGGAACGCCAGTTCGGCCGCTCGACCGCCCGCCGCCTTTGGGATCTGGCCGAGGAGGCCAAGGCGCTGACCCGCGCGATGGCGGCGGAATCGGGCGTGCCGGTCCGCGACGGCGTGGCCCATGCCTGCCGCTCGGCCTCCGAGGTGGACCACAGCGCCCGCATGGCCGCGCATCTGGCGGCGCATTACGGTTACGACCGCGTGCAGCCCCTGGACCGGGACGGGATGGCGGCGCATCTGGGAAGCACGGCCTATGCGGGCGGCGATCTGGACCGGGGCGCGGCGCATGTCCAGCCGCTGGCCATGGCGCTTGGCATGGCGCGGCTGGCCCTGGCGGCGGGCGTGCGCATCCATGAGGGCACCCATGTCCATCGGATCGACCATGGCCCGGCCACCGGCAAAAGCCAGGTGCTGTGCGATACCGGCAGGATCCTCTGCGATCAGGTGATCCTAGCGGGGAACGGCTATCTGGGCCGCCTTGATGCCCGGATCGCGGCGCGGGTCATGCCGATCAACAACTATATCGTCGCGACAAGGCCGCTGGGCGCGGATTTCCCCGAGATCCTGCCGCAGCGCATCGCCGTCGCCGATACCAAGTTCGTGGTGAATTACTGGCGGCTGGACGACGACCGCCGCCTGATCTTCGGCGGGGGCGAGACCGTCAGCTATCGCTTTCCCAAGGATATCGCGGCGCTTGTCCGCCCGCATCTGCTGTCGGTCTATCCGCAGCTGCGCGACGTGGCGGTCACCCATGCCTGGGGCGGGACGCTGGCGATCACCATGAACCGGATGCCGCATTTCGCCCGGCCCGCGCCGAACTGCCTGTCGGCGGGCGGATACAGCGGGCATGGGGTGGCGCTGGCGACGCTGGCGGGGCGGCTGATGGCCGATGCGGTGGCGGGGCAGTCGGACGGTTTCGACGCCATGGCGGCGATCCCGGCACGGCCCTTTCCCGGCGGCGCGATGCTGCGCAGCCCGCTGCTGGTCGCCGGGATGACCTGGTACGGGTTGCGCGACCGGCTGGGGTTCTAG